The Thunnus albacares chromosome 11, fThuAlb1.1, whole genome shotgun sequence genome contains a region encoding:
- the LOC122992841 gene encoding obscurin-like protein 1 isoform X14 encodes MDVFGGAPRFLAYPRPVMVQSGTDAVLKCQIGGDPRPAVIWERNNEKIDPQGRYRVFEDGNVYNLIISAVTTEDSGQYICKAKNSIGETYAAATLKVEGEAQEMELREENKPRFLIKPLSTRVGRGEDAVFSCKLWGSPRPEVVWEKDGRKLNEIFESTHFSVGYQDGGWFQLKIFKTRAPDGGVYTCKARNEFGEALAGAVLLVDAGPGHEDEGNRNGYTNGHWKTHQGKQRSGRQVPNRLKDDPLTKSTKVKMFAVTEGKHAKFRCFVTGKPKPEIIWRKDGRLILSGRRYLLYEDREGYFTLKVLYCKQKDNGVYVCAASNTAGQTLSAVHLSVKEPPVRFKQPLIDLEVWERDLAVLECEVPEDSVPITWYLEDRRLQPGAKYGMEEWGTKRRLTIRDIGVDDDGIYLCEMPDGGRSIAEVAVKGTILRKLPRKVDVLEGENAAFCVEVEKEEMDIHWYKDGVELRETHKTILKSFGRTHILVFVNTMPQDSGLVIFLVGRSKTSSQLRVKAARHCPPSCPVGVQINTERANAALLSWVPAQDSRKNPPSGYVLERQEVGTGSQEWLQCLTTDSATSVEILGDSVPCEADYRFRICSVNKYGKSNNVEFPRAVHLVPVARIQAPLQDALVPEGQDALFSIELSASVIGTWFLNGTQLQEDERYSMRRTRTHQSLRMRGVRDTDNGAEITFIAYGIRDSAALYIQAPLVKFSPLSEMDRNKFVEIGNPIVLYCELSDPAAPVHWYKNGTELQTIEGLHIQSEGTMRRIVIQSAEFSHSGVYCCDAIDDVIRFNVEVEAPPVRFSAIPDAERNKTIQRHCPIILQCELSDPSAQVHWYKDGSKLHPQSGVDILTDGLVRKLVVQSADFFHSGLYCCKTKGDTITFSVDIKAPPVKFSAIPEEMRTKSIEAGCPLVLQCVVSDPEADVCWYKDEMQLVSNSGLEIHSEGNTRTIVVQSAELCHSGVYRCTTLDDTMDFQVEIKAPPVRITTLCEAERNKSVEVDEPIVLRCEISDPNAQVTWYKDGIKLHEAAGQDMLEEGSIRTLAFQSATLSHAGIYSCKTTDDAMQFHVDVKAPLLKLSAISEADQKKTVMAGCPIALQCELSDPAGQVSWYKDGTELLPQNGVDIQSEGNVRSLVVPSAERAHSGIYRCESKDDDIQFDVEVKALPVKFSELQETDRNKSVQEGCPIVLSCELSHDSSAHVDWYKDGMKLLQQNNVEIQSDGLTRSLVIHSAESIHSGSYECSTADDTITFKVDVQGRSPQIMPIPLSEKHKVVAIGFPIVLQCEVSDPVAQVSWFKEEVELFCKTGLDMKRDGSLRKLIINSAKVSDSGFYSCNLADDVVTFHVDIQATPVRFSTLPEVARNKFVEAGCPIKLQCEVSEPTAQVYWQKDGEQLFPKCEYEIQTKEKQRALVIKSAEVRHSGVYSCEAADDHIEFKVDVAAPPVTFADIPEEDLFKSVVEQEQLALSCEVTRADGVVQWYKDGTEIQPSNNITIQAEDTQRNLTIHSAELSDSGTYTCRAGDNILMFKVNIREPPVMIIYPKEDVHLDRHVPEEIILSCELSRPNGVVSWYKDGQKLQESENIKLKIEGPYRRLKIISSGVEDSGEYVCDTADDSIFFNLSITEPPVRIVSPSQSQMELCQQTSERMVLSCEISRPNAMVRWYRDGLEVEENDNLILEVDGVYRRLIIPETTVKDSAEYVCDTADDSVTFFVNIAEPPVRFVRPRKTASRVEKVVGNTLVLDCEVSRSNAEVTWKKNGEEVEDSRNVTILEDGAMRQLTIHSLTVEDSGQYVCDAKDDVMDFHVKVQDLPVKILGKTDAKTEKQFLVSDDIILVCELSRSNASVSWYKNNQLIDDTERYCSEEQGVFRSLVVLNAGLEDSGEYTCDAVDDKMVFYITVKEPPVKIIGNSGHPEHHILVAGDDLILECEVSRPNATVQWLWNGEILKPDTRVKIDSYDVVRKLVLSGLQPSDSGKYICDATDDKLTTIVEVQEAPVMFVNKEVNNNISAYENENVTLCAIVSREGVNVRWLKDGQLLNEDNIHISSEGNTHKLTINPLQLSDSGEYVCHINTDEMYFSLLVKEMKVKFIKQLENIVALKGSGLTLRCEINKPKGDVQWLKDGQEISPSRRHTIRAQGRERTFTIHELVDEDAGEYACESTGDRTSAIVTLETPRVVEFIAELRSITVCEGEDAIFKCVVSPEDTRLVWYLNGKQVAQNEHTVISSNGLCHMLCIHNCTVSDSSKVTADAEGLVSEAELQVQEQQVLFTKKMTPVIAEEYNEATLEVEVSVDTGEVQWMRQGVLIHPGAKYTLKHKGRKHSLTIHKLTMSDRGIYSCETLHDRTQAQLTVEPRKITIKRGLTDIKTTERETASFEVELSHPNVPGTWTRNGIQLKPTNHFRMTAKGQVHSLTISNLSVEDTGTFMFCVENLKTSARLAVKEPPVTIFRKLEDQKFPEGAIASIECELSRHNVNVKWMKNGVELKPGKDLRIYAMGRKRFLQIMKCHVSDSGTYTCDAGDVTTSCTVEVYERELLIVQGLEDLAIQEDQNAVFVCEISVEDVPGEWYKNGEKIQPTSTIKIRQEGTKHFLLMCNVRAEDSGEIKFVARHVESVTYLEVEELPVSIVKPLQDKTALEKSRVILDCTVSNPRCSIRWYKGSNVILPSERFEICSEGGYRKLIIQQVVLEDEGTYSVQVGEYSCSAKLTVEAQSLLMVRDLKDVEVVAPDEACFECEVSVPVLKSPVWSLKGEPLQPSSRVRLEKMGTVHRLTLRQTSPDMSGVVEFTSGKAKSTAQLRVLSK; translated from the exons ATGGATGTGTTTGGTGGTGCACCACGTTTCTTGGCCTACCCAAGACCTGTGATGGTACAAAGTGGGACTGATGCAGTCCTAAAGTGTCAAATTGGTGGTGATCCAAGACCTGCTGTTATTTGGGAGCGAAACAATGAAAAGATTGACCCTCAAGGACGATATAGGGTTTTCGAGGATGGAAATGTTTACAATCTCATAATTTCAGCTGTGACCACAGAGGATAGTGGTCAGTACATATGCAAAGCAAAAAACAGCATTGGGGAAACATACGCAGCTGCCACACTGAAGGTGGAAGGTGAGGCACAAGAGATGGAGTTACGAGAGGAAAATAAGCCACGATTCCTCATCAAGCCCCTCTCCACTCGTGTCGGCCGTGGGGAAGATGCTGTCTTCTCTTGTAAGCTCTGGGGAAGCCCACGACCAGAGGTTGTCTGGGAAAAAGATGGCAGGAAACTCAATGAAATATTTGAAAGCACACATTTCAGTGTGGGCTATCAGGACGGTGGCTGGTTCCAGCTAAAGATCTTTAAGACTCGTGCACCAGATGGTGGTGTATATACATGCAAGGCCAGGAATGAGTTTGGGGAAGCATTAGCAGGAGCTGTGCTGCTCGTTGATGCTGGCCCAGGACACGAGGACGAAGGAAATCGTAATGGCTACACAAATGGCCACTGGAAAACTCACCAGGGAAAACAGAGGAGCGGTAGGCAAGTGCCAAACCGGCTCAAAGACGACCCCCTGACCAAGTcaacaaaagtaaaaatgtttgcAGTGACAGAGGGCAAACATGCCAAATTCCGCTGCTTTGTGACTGGAAAACCCAAACCAGAAATCATTTGGAGGAAAGATGGCAGGCTGATACTGTCTGGAAGGCGCTATTTGTTATATGAGGACAGGGAAGGATACTTCACACTCAAAGTTCTGTACTGTAAGCAGAAGGATAATGGAGTTTATGTTTGTGCTGCATCAAATACTGCAGGGCAAACTCTCAGTGCTGTACACCTGTCCGTAAAGG AGCCACCTGTGCGGTTCAAGCAGCCTCTTATTGATCTAGAAGTATGGGAACGAGACTTGGCTGTTCTCGAGTGTGAAGTTCCAGAGGACTCTGTTCCCATCACATGGTATCTGGAGGACAGAAGACTGCAGCCAGGGGCCAAATATGGAATGGAGGAGTGGGGAACAAAACGGCGACTAACCATCCGTGACATTGGAGTTGATGATGATGGGATTTACCTCTGCGAGATGCCTGATGGTGGGAGAAGTATTGCAGAGGTAGCTGTGAAAG GTACAATTTTGCGGAAGCTTCCAAGAAAAGTGGATGTCTTGGAAGGCGAAAATGCTGCCTTTTGTGTTGAagtagaaaaagaagaaatggacATACATTGGTACAAAGATGGTGTAGAGCTGCGTGAAACGCATAAGACCATCCTTAAGTCCTTTGGTCGAACTCACATCCTGGTTTTCGTCAATACAATGCCCCAAGACTCCGGCCTTGTGATTTTCCTTGTAGGCAGATCCAAGACTTCCTCTCAACTAAGAGTGAAAG CCGCCAGACATTGTCCTCCCAGTTGTCCAGTGGGTGTGCAGATCAACACAGAGCGTGCCAATGCAGCTCTTCTCTCATGGGTTCCTGCTCAGGACTCACGAAAGAACCCTCCATCTGGATATGTGCTTGAGCGACAGGAAGTGGGCACTGGCTCACAGGAGTGGCTACAGTGTTTGACCACTGACTCTGCAACCTCTGTGGAGATCCTCGGTGACAGCGTACCATGTGAAGCTGATTATCGATTTCGCATTTGCAGTGTAAACAAATATGGAAAGAGCAACAATGTTGAGTTCCCTAGGGCAGTTCACTTGG TTCCAGTGGCCAGAATACAAGCTCCCTTACAGGATGCCTTGGTGCCCGAGGGGCAAGATGCCCTCTTCTCTATTGAGCTCTCTGCTTCTGTTATCGGCACATGGTTCTTAAACGGTACTCAGCTTCAGGAGGACGAACGTTATTCCATGCGGCGGACACGAACACACCAATCTCTTCGCATGAGAGGAGTACGTGATACAGACAACGGAGCTGAGATTACATTTATTGCCTATGGCATTCGGGATTCTGCAGCACTGTACATTCAAG CTCCTCTTGTCAAGTTTTCACCACTGTCAGAAATGGATCGAAACAAATTTGTAGAAATTGGGAACCCCATTGTGCTCTACTGTGAGCTGTCAGACCCTGCAGCTCCAGTGCACTGGTACAAGAATGGGACGGAATTACAAACAATCGAGGGTCTTCATATCCAGTCAGAGGGCACCATGAGAAGAATTGTCATCCAATCAGCAGAGTTCTCACATTCAGGAGTGTATTGCTGTGATGCCATTGATGACGTCATCAGGTTCAATGTGGAAGTAGAGG CCCCACCTGTGAGGTTTTCAGCAATTCCAGATGCTGAGAGGAACAAAACCATCCAAAGACATTGCCCCATTATTTTGCAATGTGAGCTGTCAGATCCCTCTGCTCAGGTGCACTGGTACAAAGATGGGTCAAAGCTTCACCCCCAAAGTGGAGTAGATATTCTAACTGATGGCTTGGTGAGAAAATTGGTTGTCCAATCAGCAGATTTTTTCCACTCTGGGTTGTACTGCTGCAAGACAAAGGGTGACACCATCACGTTCAGTGTGGACATcaaag CTCCACCCGTGAAGTTCTCAGCAATTCCTGAAGAAATGAGGACCAAGTCGATCGAAGCAGGCTGTCCTCTTGTACTCCAGTGTGTGGTGTCAGATCCTGAGGCCGATGTTTGCTGGTACAAGGATGAAATGCAGCTCGTTTCAAACTCTGGATTAGAAATCCACTCAGAGGGAAATACAAGGACTATAGTTGTTCAGTCTGCAGAGCTGTGCCACTCTGGTGTGTACAGATGCACCACACTGGATGATACCATGGACTTTCAAGTGGAGATCAAAG CTCCACCTGTGAGAATTACAACTCTTTGTGAGGCTGAGAGGAACAAGTCTGTTGAAGTTGATGAACCCATAGTGCTGCGATGTGAAATATCAGATCCTAACGCTCAAGTTACTTGGTACAAGGATGGAATAAAACTACATGAAGCAGCTGGGCAAGACATGCTGGAAGAGGGTTCCATAAGAACACTGGCTTTCCAGTCAGCAACGCTGTCTCATGCAGGGATTTACAGCTGCAAGACAACAGATGATGCAATGCAGTTTCATGTGGATGTTAAAG CTCCACTTCTGAAGTTGTCAGCTATATCTGAGGCTGACCAGAAAAAGACAGTCATGGCAGGCTGTCCCATTGCTCTACAATGTGAGCTGTCAGACCCCGCTGGACAAGTCAGTTGGTACAAAGATGGAACAGAGCTCCTACCTCAAAACGGAGTAGACATCCAGTCAGAGGGCAATGTGAGGAGTCTAGTTGTCCCATCAGCAGAGCGGGCTCACTCTGGCATATACCGTTGTGAGTCAAAGGATGATGACATCCAGTTCGATGTGGAAGTAAAAG CTCTACCTGTGAAGTTCTCAGAGCTTCAAGAGACGGACAGGAACAAGTCCGTCCAAGAAGGCTGTCCCATTGTCCTCAGCTGTGAACTCTCTCATGATTCTTCTGCTCATGTCGACTGGTACAAGGATGGGATGAAACTcctacaacaaaacaatgtggaAATACAGTCAGATGGTCTAACAAGATCCCTTGTCATTCATTCAGCTGAAAGCATACATAGCGGTAGCTATGAATGTTCAACAGCAGATGACACCATCACCTTTAAAGTGGATGTACAAG GCCGATCGCCACAGATCATGCCAATCCCACTATCAGAAAAGCACAAGGTGGTTGCAATTGGTTTTCCAATTGTTCTCCAGTGTGAGGTCTCTGACCCTGTTGCTCAGGTTTCCTGGTTCAAAGAAGAGGTGGAACTTTTTTGCAAAACTGGCCTTGATATGAAAAGAGATGGCAGCCTcagaaaattaataattaattctGCTAAGGTCTCTGACTCTGGCTTCTACAGCTGTAACCTCGCTGATGATGTTGTGACATTCCATGTGGACATCCAAG CTACTCCTGTGAGGTTTTCAACACTTCCAGAGGTCGCAAGAAACAAATTTGTTGAAGCAGGCTGCCCAATTAAGCTGCAGTGTGAAGTCTCAGAGCCAACCGCCCAAGTCTATTGGCAGAAGGATGGAGAACAGCTATTTCCAAAGTGTGAATATGAAatccaaacaaaagaaaaacagagagcgCTGGTTATTAAATCAGCAGAAGTCAGACACTCTGGGGTGTACAGCTGTGAGGCCGCAGATGACCATATAGAATTCAAGGTGGATGTTGCAG CGCCTCCAGTAACATTTGCTGATATCCCAGAGGAGGACCTTTTCAAGAGTGTTGTGGAACAAGAACAGCTTGCCCTGTCATGCGAAGTAACAAGGGCTGATGGTGTTGTCCAGTGGTACAAAGATGGAACTGAAATCCAACCAAGCAACAATATTACAATCCAAGCAGAGGACACTCAAAGAAATCTGACAATCCATTCAGCTGAACTGTCAGATTCAGGCACATACACATGCCGTGCAGGagacaacattttaatgttcaaGGTTAATATACGAg AACCTCCGGTGATGATAATCTACCCCAAGGAGGATGTCCACCTCGACCGTCACGTTCCTGAGGAAATCATTCTGAGTTGTGAACTGTCTCGTCCAAACGGTGTTGTGAGCTGGTACAAAGATGGCCAAAAGCTGCAGGAGAGTGAGAACATCAAGCTCAAGATTGAAGGCCCTTATCGACGACTGAAGATTATTTCCAGTGGTGTGGAAGATTCTGGAGAATACGTCTGTGATACAGCTGATGATTCAATATTCTTTAACCTTAGTATTACAG AACCTCCGGTGCGGATTGTATCCCCAAGTCAATCACAAATGGAACTGTGCCAGCAAACGTCCGAGAGGATGGTACTGAGCTGTGAGATCTCACGGCCTAATGCAATGGTACGCTGGTATAGAGACGGACTTGAAGTGGAGGAGAATGACAACCTTATTCTAGAGGTGGATGGTGTCTACAGAAGACTTATTATACCGGAAACTACAGTCAAAGATTCCGCCGAATATGTCTGTGATACAGCAGATGACTCAGTGACATTCTTTGTAAACATAGCAG AGCCTCCTGTTCGCTTTGTACGTCCACGGAAGACAGCAAGTAGAGTAGAAAAAGTGGTTGGGAATACTCTGGTTCTAGACTGTGAGGTTTCAAGATCAAATGCTGAGGTCACCTGGAAGAAGAATGGAGAAGAGGTAGAGGACTCCAGAAATGTCACCATCCTTGAAGATGGTGCCATGCGTCAATTGACCATTCACTCACTGACAGTTGAAGATTCTGGGCAATATGTCTGTGATGCAAAGGATGATGTGATGGACTTCCATGTAAAAGTGCAAG ATTTGCCTGTGAAAATTCTCGGAAAAACTGACGCAAAAACAGAGAAGCAGTTCTTAGTATCTGATGACATTATTCTTGTGTGTGAACTATCAAGATCCAATGCGTCAGTCAGTTGGTACAAAAATAACCAGCTAATTGATGACACCGAGCGATACTGTAGTGAGGAGCAAGGTGTTTTCCGGTCACTGGTTGTCCTAAATGCTGGGCTCGAAGATTCGGGAGAGTACACCTGTGATGCAGTGGATGATAAAATGGTCTTCTATATCACTGTCAAAG AGCCTCCAGTAAAGATCATTGGAAATTCAGGCCACCCAGAGCATCATATCCTGGTAGCAGGGGATGACCTTATTTTGGAGTGTGAGGTGTCTAGGCCAAACGCCACCGTTCAGTGGTTATGGAATGGCGAGATACTGAAACCAGACACTCGTGTAAAAATTGACAGCTATGACGTTGTTAGGAAGCTTGTTCTCTCTGGACTTCAGCCCTCAGACTctggaaaatacatttgtgatgCCACCGATGACAAACTGACAACGATAGTCGAGGTCCAAG AAGCACCTGTCATGTTTGTGAATAAAGAAGTAAATAATAACATCTCAGCATATGAAAATGAGAATGTTACACTGTGTGCCATTGTGAGCCGAGAAGGAGTTAATGTTCGGTGGCTGAAAGATGGCCAACTATTGAACGAGGACAACATTCACATCTCCAGTGAGGGTAACACCCACAAGCTCACCATTAATCCCCTGCAGCTGTCAGATTCTGGAGAATATGTCTgtcacataaacacagatgaGATGTATTTCAGTCTTTTAGTCAAAG AAATGAAGGTGAAATTTATCAAACAACTGGAGAACATTGTGGCTCTGAAGGGCAGCGGCCTTACATTACGATGTGAGATCAACAAGCCCAAAGGAGATGTCCAGTGGCTAAAAGATGGCCAGGAGATCTCTCCAAGCCGTCGGCACACAATACGGGCACAAGGTCGAGAGCGAACCTTTACCATCCATGAACTAGTGGATGAAGATGCTGGAGAATATGCCTGTGAATCCACAGGTGACAGAACCTCAGCTATTGTCACTTTAGAAA CTCCCCGTGTCGTTGAGTTCATAGCGGAGCTTCGTAGCATCACGGTCTGTGAAGGAGAAGATGCAATATTTAAGTGTGTGGTTTCACCAGAGGACACTCGCTTGGTGTGGTACTTAAATGGCAAACAAGTAGCTCAGAATGAGCACACTGTCATTTCAAGCAACGGACTATGCCACATGCTCTGCATCCACAACTGCACGGTTTCAGATAGCAGCAAAGTGACAGCTGATGCAGAGGGGTTGGTATCAGAGGCAGAACTCCAGGTTCAAG AACAACAGGTGTTGTTCACCAAGAAAATGACACCAGTTATAGCTGAAGAGTACAATGAGGCAACCCTAGAGGTGGAGGTGAGTGTGGATACGGGTGAGGTGCAGTGGATGAGGCAAGGGGTGCTGATCCACCCCGGAGCCAAGTATACCCTGAAACACAAGGGCCGAAAACACAGTCTCACCATCCACAAACTCACCATGTCTGACCGGGGCATCTACAGCTGTGAAACCCTCCATGACCGCACGCAAGCCCAGCTCACAGTGGAAC CTCGAAAAATCACAATCAAGAGGGGGTTGACTGACATAAAAACCACGGAGAGAGAAACAGCCTCGTTTGAGGTGGAACTGTCCCATCCCAATGTCCCGGGCACCTGGACGAGAAACGGAATTCAGCTTAAGCCGACGAATCACTTCCGCATGACTGCCAAAGGACAAGTCCACAGCCTTACTATCTCCAACCTATCAGTAGAAGACACTGGCACCTTCATGTTCTGTGTAGAGAATCTGAAAACATCTGCAAGGCTTGCCGTCAAGG AGCCCCCAGTGACAATTTTCAGAAAACTGGAGGACCAGAAATTCCCTGAGGGGGCAATAGCCTCTATTGAGTGTGAGCTGTCAAGACACAATGTCAACGTGAAATGGATGAAG aaTGGGGTTGAGTTGAAGCCAGGCAAGGACTTGCGCATTTATGCAATGGGACGGAAGCGTTTTCTTCAGATCATGAAATGTCATGTCAGTGATTCTGGCACGTACACCTGTGATGCTGGAGATGTGACTACATCCTGCACTGTGGAGGTCTATG